One Comamonas endophytica DNA window includes the following coding sequences:
- a CDS encoding siderophore-interacting protein, translating into MTTTSPDTPSAQPLRVERQRHPFGARHLQLLKRESVTPGFVRVTLGGPELAGFVSTGFDDHVKFILPQPGLERPNLPKIVDGRPSFEGERPTTRDYTPLRYDLERNELEIEFALHNTGPAADWALNAPLGQWVGVAGPRGSMLVPREFEWHWLLGDESALPAIERRLAELPATAKATVRIHVADARDQRPLGSAAQLDLQWVDSLTAAAEALALPAGDGFIWAAGEHSEMAALRRVVLAKPGVDVKRMRIAAYWKRGEIAHHAELDGAP; encoded by the coding sequence ATGACCACCACTTCACCCGACACACCTTCCGCCCAGCCCCTGCGCGTGGAGCGCCAGCGCCACCCCTTTGGCGCGCGCCACCTGCAGCTGCTCAAGCGCGAGAGCGTGACCCCGGGCTTCGTGCGCGTGACGCTGGGCGGGCCCGAATTGGCGGGCTTCGTCAGCACCGGCTTCGACGACCATGTGAAATTCATCCTGCCGCAGCCGGGCCTGGAGCGCCCGAACCTGCCAAAGATCGTCGACGGACGCCCGAGCTTCGAGGGCGAGCGCCCGACCACGCGCGACTACACGCCGCTGCGCTACGACCTGGAACGCAACGAGCTGGAGATCGAATTCGCGCTGCACAACACCGGCCCGGCCGCCGACTGGGCGCTCAACGCGCCGCTGGGCCAGTGGGTCGGCGTGGCCGGCCCGCGCGGCAGCATGCTCGTTCCCAGGGAATTCGAATGGCACTGGCTGCTGGGCGATGAAAGCGCGCTGCCGGCCATCGAGCGCCGCCTGGCTGAACTCCCGGCTACCGCCAAGGCCACGGTGCGCATCCACGTGGCCGATGCACGCGACCAGCGGCCGTTGGGCAGCGCCGCCCAGCTGGACCTGCAATGGGTCGATTCGCTCACGGCTGCTGCCGAGGCATTGGCACTGCCCGCGGGCGATGGCTTCATCTGGGCCGCGGGCGAGCACAGCGAGATGGCGGCGCTGCGCCGCGTCGTGCTGGCCAAGCCCGGTGTGGATGTGAAGCGCATGCGCATCGCGGCGTACTGGAAACGCGGTGAGATTGCTCACCACGCTGAACTTGACGGCGCCCCCTGA
- the glcE gene encoding glycolate oxidase subunit GlcE: MDSALSQITGRVRAAVADRTPLRLRGGGSKDFHARTLEGEILDTRALQGVLSYEPSELVVTARAGTSLAELQALLAEQGQCLPFDPPHFAPGATVGGMVAAGLSGPARASVGAVRDYVLGLEMLNGRAELLRFGGQVMKNVAGYDVPRLMAGSWGTLGLITEVSLKVLPQAPAEATLLFRCTQAQALQWLNTWGGQPLPLNASCWVEDQGQGTLFLRLRGAKSAVQSACATLGGERQDNAQVAADWDACRDHQLPWFLDRLAQPELALWRLSVPAQAPVLALPEGARGPLVEWHGALRWVQAPRALGPALQALAAQVGGSAQMFHAQSAGAGGSGAGLVPAAPLPPALAALHARLQQAFDPAGIFNPGRLA; encoded by the coding sequence ATGGATTCAGCCCTCAGCCAGATCACCGGGCGCGTGCGCGCCGCCGTTGCCGACCGGACCCCGCTGCGCCTGCGCGGCGGCGGCAGCAAGGACTTCCATGCGCGCACGCTGGAGGGCGAGATCCTCGACACGCGCGCGCTGCAGGGCGTGCTCAGCTACGAACCCAGCGAACTGGTCGTCACCGCGCGTGCCGGCACTTCGCTGGCCGAGCTGCAGGCGCTGCTGGCCGAACAGGGCCAGTGCCTGCCCTTCGATCCACCCCACTTCGCCCCCGGCGCCACGGTCGGCGGCATGGTCGCCGCGGGCCTGAGCGGGCCGGCGCGCGCCAGCGTCGGCGCGGTGCGCGACTATGTGCTGGGGCTGGAGATGCTCAACGGCCGCGCCGAGCTGCTGCGCTTCGGCGGCCAGGTGATGAAGAACGTTGCCGGCTACGACGTGCCGCGGCTGATGGCCGGTTCCTGGGGCACGCTGGGCCTGATCACCGAGGTCAGCCTCAAGGTGCTGCCCCAGGCTCCGGCCGAGGCCACGCTGCTGTTCCGCTGCACGCAGGCCCAGGCGCTGCAATGGCTCAACACCTGGGGCGGCCAGCCGTTGCCGCTGAACGCCAGCTGCTGGGTCGAGGACCAAGGGCAGGGCACCCTGTTCTTGCGGCTGCGCGGCGCCAAGTCCGCGGTGCAGTCGGCCTGCGCCACGCTGGGCGGCGAGCGCCAGGACAACGCGCAGGTGGCCGCCGACTGGGACGCCTGCCGCGACCACCAGCTGCCCTGGTTCCTCGACCGCCTGGCGCAGCCCGAGCTCGCGCTGTGGCGCCTTTCGGTGCCGGCCCAGGCGCCGGTGCTGGCGTTGCCCGAGGGCGCGCGCGGCCCGCTCGTCGAGTGGCATGGCGCGCTGCGCTGGGTGCAGGCGCCGCGCGCGCTGGGCCCGGCGCTGCAGGCGCTGGCGGCGCAGGTGGGCGGCTCGGCGCAGATGTTCCATGCGCAAAGTGCGGGTGCGGGCGGCAGCGGCGCAGGGCTGGTCCCCGCCGCGCCGCTGCCGCCCGCACTGGCGGCGCTGCACGCACGGCTGCAGCAGGCCTTCGATCCGGCCGGCATCTTCAACCCCGGGCGCCTGGCCTGA
- the glcF gene encoding glycolate oxidase subunit GlcF, which produces MQTQLAPAFRGTPEGAEAEAILRKCVHCGFCTATCPTYQLLGDELDGPRGRIYLIKQVLEGHAPTRATQLHLDRCLTCRNCESTCPSGVQYGHLVDIGRKVVDEQVERPLGERLTRWALKEGLTSPMFAPAMKLGQAVRPLLPDALKAKVPAPQETGAWPVREHARKVLLLAGCVQPAMLPRINYATARVLDAAGIQTVIAPKAGCCGAVKFHLDDQDGAMAQMRANIDAWWPQVESGAVEAIVMNASGCGATVKDYGHVLRDDPAYAGKAARISALTRDLSELLPEMLPELAQRLQGRIAPPAGVMAYHPPCTLQHGQKLRGGVETYLGQLGFALRVARTESHLCCGSAGTYSVLHPQIAGQLRERKLDALGEACGEAPPVAILSANIGCITHLQSGTEVPVRHWVEVLDEALPSH; this is translated from the coding sequence ATGCAAACCCAACTTGCCCCCGCCTTCCGCGGCACGCCCGAGGGCGCCGAGGCCGAAGCCATCCTGCGCAAATGCGTGCACTGCGGCTTCTGCACCGCCACCTGCCCGACCTACCAGCTGCTGGGCGACGAGCTCGACGGCCCGCGCGGGCGTATCTACCTGATCAAGCAGGTGCTCGAAGGCCATGCGCCGACGCGCGCCACGCAGCTGCATCTCGACCGCTGCCTGACCTGCCGCAACTGCGAAAGCACCTGCCCCAGCGGCGTGCAGTACGGCCATCTGGTCGACATCGGCCGCAAAGTGGTCGACGAGCAGGTCGAGCGGCCGCTGGGTGAGCGCCTCACGCGCTGGGCGCTCAAGGAAGGGCTGACGTCGCCGATGTTCGCGCCCGCGATGAAGCTGGGCCAGGCGGTGCGTCCGCTGCTGCCCGACGCGCTCAAGGCCAAGGTGCCGGCGCCGCAGGAAACCGGTGCCTGGCCCGTGCGCGAGCATGCGCGCAAGGTGCTGTTGCTGGCCGGCTGCGTGCAGCCGGCGATGCTGCCGCGCATCAACTACGCCACGGCGCGCGTGCTCGATGCCGCCGGCATCCAGACCGTCATTGCGCCCAAGGCCGGCTGCTGCGGCGCGGTCAAGTTCCATTTGGACGACCAGGACGGCGCGATGGCGCAGATGCGCGCCAATATCGACGCCTGGTGGCCCCAGGTCGAAAGCGGCGCGGTCGAGGCCATCGTGATGAACGCCTCGGGCTGCGGCGCCACCGTCAAGGACTATGGACATGTGCTGCGCGACGACCCCGCCTATGCCGGCAAGGCCGCACGCATCAGCGCCCTCACGCGCGACCTGAGCGAGCTGCTGCCCGAAATGCTGCCCGAGCTGGCGCAGCGCCTGCAGGGCCGCATCGCGCCGCCCGCAGGCGTCATGGCCTACCACCCGCCCTGCACGCTGCAGCACGGCCAGAAGCTGCGCGGCGGTGTCGAGACCTACCTGGGCCAGCTGGGCTTTGCGCTGCGCGTGGCGCGCACCGAGTCGCATCTGTGCTGCGGCTCGGCCGGCACCTACTCGGTGCTGCATCCGCAGATCGCCGGCCAGCTGCGCGAGCGCAAGCTCGACGCGCTGGGCGAGGCCTGCGGCGAGGCTCCGCCGGTGGCGATCCTGTCGGCCAATATCGGCTGCATCACCCATCTGCAAAGTGGCACCGAGGTGCCGGTGCGGCATTGGGTGGAGGTGCTCGATGAGGCCCTCCCATCCCACTGA
- the alr gene encoding alanine racemase produces MPRPILATIHSSALRHNLERVRQAVPDAKLWAVIKANAYGHGIERVYEALRGADGFALLDLAEAERVRQLGWRGPILLIEGAFEARDLELCSRLGLWHVVHCDEQIDWLAAHKTQVGHRVFLKLNSGMNRLGFPAERFRSAWARLNALTQVDEISFISHFSDADGPRGVGHQLQVFHEATRDLPGERSLCNSAATLALADDAQVRCDWVRPGIVLYGSSPDFPRHTHGDWALQPAMTLSSRVIGVQQLQAGDTLGYGSTFTADGPMTVGIVACGYADGYMRACGTGTPVLVDGQRTRVLGRVSMDMINVDLTPIEGAGMGSEVTLWGRASNGARLSIDEVAAAGGTLGYELMCAVAARVPVMVD; encoded by the coding sequence ATGCCGCGTCCCATCCTCGCCACCATCCATTCCAGCGCCCTGCGCCACAACCTCGAACGCGTGCGCCAGGCGGTGCCGGATGCCAAGCTGTGGGCGGTGATCAAAGCCAATGCCTATGGGCATGGCATCGAGCGCGTGTACGAGGCGCTGCGCGGTGCCGACGGCTTTGCATTGCTGGACCTGGCCGAGGCCGAGCGCGTGCGCCAGCTCGGCTGGCGCGGCCCGATCCTGCTGATCGAGGGCGCCTTCGAGGCACGCGACCTCGAGCTGTGCTCGCGCCTGGGCCTGTGGCATGTCGTGCACTGCGACGAGCAGATCGACTGGCTGGCCGCGCACAAGACGCAGGTCGGCCACCGCGTGTTCCTGAAGCTGAACTCGGGCATGAACCGGCTGGGCTTCCCCGCCGAGCGCTTCCGTTCGGCCTGGGCGCGGCTCAACGCACTGACCCAGGTCGACGAGATCTCCTTCATCAGCCACTTCAGCGATGCCGACGGCCCGCGCGGCGTGGGCCACCAGCTGCAGGTGTTCCACGAGGCCACGCGCGACCTGCCCGGCGAGCGCAGCCTGTGCAACAGCGCCGCGACGCTGGCGCTGGCCGATGACGCGCAGGTGCGCTGCGACTGGGTGCGCCCGGGCATCGTGCTGTACGGCAGCTCGCCCGACTTTCCACGGCATACACACGGCGACTGGGCGCTGCAGCCGGCAATGACGCTGTCCAGCCGCGTGATCGGCGTGCAGCAGCTGCAGGCCGGCGACACGCTGGGCTATGGCTCGACCTTCACCGCCGACGGCCCGATGACGGTGGGCATCGTTGCCTGTGGCTATGCCGACGGCTACATGCGCGCGTGCGGCACGGGCACGCCGGTGCTGGTCGACGGCCAGCGCACGCGGGTGCTGGGGCGGGTCAGCATGGACATGATCAACGTCGACCTGACGCCCATCGAGGGCGCGGGCATGGGCAGCGAGGTCACGCTGTGGGGGCGGGCGTCGAATGGGGCGCGGCTGTCCATTGACGAGGTGGCGGCTGCGGGAGGGACGCTGGGGTACGAGTTGATGTGCGCGGTGGCGGCGAGGGTGCCGGTGATGGTGGATTGA
- the radA gene encoding DNA repair protein RadA — protein MAKEKTQYVCNACGATSPRWLGKCPSCGAWNSLIESVPESASGGKNRLSAPQGYAGMANAQPVTPLSAIEATDVARTPSGIDELDRVLGGGIVEGGVVLIGGDPGIGKSTLLLQALDALHRQGLPTLYVTGEESGAQIALRSRRLGLDNSQVQVLAEIQLEKILATVEATQPMVVVVDSIQTVYSDQLSSAPGSVAQVRECAAHLTRAAKTTGICVVLIGHVTKEGALAGPRVLEHMVDTVLYFEGDTHSNFRLVRAIKNRFGAVNEIGVFAMTEKGLKGVTNPSAIFLSQHTEPVPGSCVLVTLEGTRPMLVEIQALVDQGGPSPRRLSVGLDKDRLAMLLAVLNRHAGVACADQDVFVNAVGGVRINEPAADLAVMLAITSSLRGKALPRGFIAFGEVGLAGEVRPAPRGQERLKEAAKLGFTMAVVPKANAPKKAIPGLTIHAVERVDEAMNIVRGIS, from the coding sequence ATGGCCAAAGAGAAAACCCAATATGTCTGCAATGCCTGCGGCGCGACCAGCCCGCGCTGGCTGGGCAAGTGCCCCTCCTGCGGGGCCTGGAATTCGCTGATCGAATCGGTGCCAGAGTCCGCCAGCGGCGGCAAGAACCGGCTGAGCGCGCCCCAGGGCTATGCCGGCATGGCCAATGCCCAGCCCGTGACCCCGCTGTCGGCCATCGAGGCCACCGACGTCGCGCGCACGCCCAGCGGCATCGACGAGCTCGACCGCGTGCTGGGCGGCGGCATCGTCGAGGGCGGGGTGGTGCTGATCGGCGGCGACCCGGGCATCGGCAAGTCGACGCTGCTGCTGCAGGCGCTCGATGCGCTGCACCGCCAGGGCCTGCCCACGCTCTATGTGACGGGTGAGGAAAGCGGCGCGCAGATCGCGCTGCGCTCGCGCCGGCTCGGCCTGGACAACAGCCAGGTGCAGGTGCTGGCCGAGATCCAGCTGGAGAAGATCCTGGCCACCGTGGAAGCGACCCAGCCGATGGTGGTGGTGGTCGATTCGATCCAGACCGTCTATTCCGACCAGCTGTCGTCCGCGCCCGGCTCGGTGGCGCAGGTGCGCGAATGCGCGGCGCACCTCACGCGCGCCGCCAAGACCACCGGCATCTGCGTGGTGCTGATCGGCCACGTGACCAAGGAAGGCGCGCTGGCCGGGCCGCGCGTGCTCGAGCACATGGTCGACACGGTGCTGTACTTCGAAGGCGACACGCACAGCAACTTCCGCCTGGTGCGCGCGATCAAGAACCGCTTTGGCGCGGTGAACGAGATCGGCGTGTTCGCCATGACCGAGAAGGGCCTCAAGGGCGTCACCAACCCGAGCGCGATCTTCCTGAGCCAGCACACCGAGCCCGTGCCCGGCAGCTGCGTGCTGGTGACGCTGGAAGGCACGCGGCCGATGCTGGTCGAGATCCAGGCGCTGGTGGACCAGGGCGGCCCGAGCCCGCGCCGGTTGTCGGTGGGCCTGGACAAGGACCGCCTGGCGATGCTGCTGGCGGTCCTCAATCGGCATGCGGGCGTGGCCTGCGCCGACCAGGACGTGTTCGTCAACGCGGTCGGCGGCGTGCGCATCAACGAGCCTGCGGCCGACCTGGCGGTGATGTTGGCGATCACTTCCAGCCTGCGCGGCAAGGCGCTGCCGCGCGGCTTCATCGCCTTTGGCGAGGTCGGCCTGGCAGGCGAGGTTCGGCCCGCGCCGCGCGGGCAGGAGCGGCTCAAGGAAGCGGCGAAACTGGGGTTCACGATGGCTGTCGTGCCCAAGGCCAATGCACCGAAGAAAGCCATTCCAGGGCTGACTATCCATGCCGTCGAACGCGTCGATGAGGCCATGAATATCGTGCGCGGAATCAGCTGA
- the lplT gene encoding lysophospholipid transporter LplT — MKRGFYTIMSAQFFSSLADNALFVAAVELLRTGGAPEWQRAALVPMFALFYVVLAPFVGAFADALPKGRVMFISNAIKVVGCLMMLFGHHPLVAYAVVGLGAAAYSPAKYGILTELLPASQLVKANGWIEGLTITSIILGVLLGGQLVGPVLSSHLLALNLPGVQNAAEASIAALVLVYVLAAWINTRIPHTGVAMRPLRQDPDKTLLGNALALLPDFWICSQRLWTDKLGQISLSTTTLFWGVSGNLRYIVLAWSAAALGYSTTQASSLVGVVAIGTAVGAVAASSYMKLETATRVIPLGIAMGVLVICMNFIDTIWLAVPFLIVLGALGGFLVVPMNALLQHRGHNLMGAGRSIAVQNFNEQACILLLGAFYSLSTKLGLSAFGAITLFGLAVAGIMLCIGRWHAYNCRHYPREVVRLRKIARQDNSH; from the coding sequence ATGAAGCGCGGTTTCTACACCATCATGTCGGCGCAGTTTTTCAGCTCGCTGGCCGACAACGCCCTGTTCGTGGCCGCCGTGGAGCTGCTGCGCACGGGCGGCGCACCCGAGTGGCAGCGCGCCGCCCTGGTGCCGATGTTCGCGTTGTTCTACGTGGTCCTGGCGCCCTTCGTCGGCGCGTTCGCGGACGCATTGCCCAAGGGTCGGGTCATGTTCATCAGCAATGCGATCAAGGTCGTCGGCTGCCTGATGATGCTGTTCGGCCACCATCCGCTGGTGGCCTATGCCGTGGTCGGCCTGGGCGCCGCTGCCTATTCGCCGGCCAAGTACGGCATCCTGACCGAGCTGCTGCCCGCGTCGCAGCTGGTCAAGGCCAATGGCTGGATCGAGGGCCTGACCATCACCTCAATCATTCTGGGCGTGCTGTTGGGCGGCCAGCTGGTCGGCCCGGTGCTGTCGTCCCATCTGCTGGCCCTGAACCTGCCCGGGGTGCAGAACGCCGCCGAGGCCTCGATTGCCGCGCTGGTGCTGGTCTACGTGCTGGCCGCCTGGATCAACACCCGCATTCCCCACACCGGCGTGGCCATGCGCCCGCTGCGCCAGGACCCGGACAAGACCCTGCTGGGCAACGCGCTGGCGCTGCTGCCCGACTTCTGGATCTGCAGCCAGCGCCTGTGGACGGACAAGCTGGGCCAGATCTCGCTGTCCACCACCACGCTGTTCTGGGGCGTGTCGGGCAACCTGCGCTACATCGTGCTCGCCTGGAGCGCCGCGGCGCTGGGCTACAGCACCACGCAGGCGTCGTCGCTGGTCGGGGTGGTGGCGATCGGCACCGCCGTGGGCGCGGTGGCGGCGTCGAGCTACATGAAGCTGGAAACCGCGACCCGCGTGATTCCGCTGGGCATCGCCATGGGCGTGCTGGTGATCTGCATGAATTTCATCGACACCATCTGGCTGGCCGTGCCTTTCCTGATCGTGCTGGGCGCGCTCGGCGGCTTCCTGGTCGTGCCGATGAATGCGCTGCTGCAGCACCGCGGCCACAACCTGATGGGCGCGGGCCGCTCGATCGCGGTGCAGAACTTCAACGAACAGGCCTGCATCCTGCTGCTGGGTGCGTTCTACAGCCTGTCGACCAAGCTCGGGCTGTCGGCGTTCGGCGCGATCACGCTGTTCGGCCTGGCCGTGGCCGGCATCATGCTGTGCATCGGCCGCTGGCATGCCTACAACTGCAGGCACTATCCGCGCGAAGTGGTGCGTCTGCGCAAGATTGCCCGGCAAGACAACAGCCACTGA
- a CDS encoding glycerate kinase has protein sequence MNLRKIWVPVGLAVLLYAAHQTYGWLGVAGVGGGIVMWLLLHFNRMMAVVRKASQHPIGYVASAVMLNARLRQGVNMMHVVAMTRALGQQLSPEGQQPEVFRWTDGSDSHVTCTFDHGRLVSWELYRPKQEEAPAPAIEHTSAP, from the coding sequence ATGAATTTGCGCAAAATCTGGGTCCCCGTGGGACTGGCAGTGCTGTTGTACGCTGCCCATCAAACCTATGGCTGGCTGGGCGTGGCCGGCGTCGGCGGCGGTATCGTGATGTGGCTGCTGCTGCACTTCAACCGGATGATGGCGGTGGTGCGCAAGGCCTCGCAGCACCCGATCGGCTATGTCGCCAGCGCCGTCATGCTCAATGCCCGGCTGCGCCAGGGCGTGAACATGATGCATGTCGTGGCCATGACGCGCGCTCTGGGCCAGCAGCTGTCGCCCGAGGGCCAGCAGCCCGAAGTCTTCCGCTGGACCGATGGCTCGGATTCGCACGTGACCTGCACCTTCGACCATGGCCGCCTGGTGTCCTGGGAGCTGTATCGCCCCAAGCAGGAAGAAGCCCCCGCCCCCGCCATCGAACACACGAGCGCGCCGTAG
- a CDS encoding glutathione peroxidase, producing the protein MADHSSIYDFTATDIEGREVPLSQYQGRALLIVNTASACGFTPQYAGLQALHAQYADQGLTVLGFPCNQFGAQEKGSADEIARFCERNFGVQFPLMDKIEVNGAGAHPLYRWLTAQAPGLLGSKAIKWNFTKFLVGRDGQVIRRYAPQDAPAKLAKDIEAALT; encoded by the coding sequence ATGGCTGACCACAGCTCGATCTACGACTTCACCGCTACCGATATCGAAGGCCGCGAAGTACCATTGTCGCAATACCAGGGCCGGGCGCTGCTGATCGTCAACACCGCCAGCGCCTGCGGCTTCACGCCGCAGTACGCGGGGCTGCAGGCGCTGCATGCGCAATACGCCGACCAGGGGCTGACGGTGCTGGGTTTCCCCTGCAACCAGTTCGGCGCGCAGGAAAAGGGCAGCGCCGACGAGATCGCACGGTTCTGCGAGCGCAACTTCGGCGTGCAGTTTCCGCTGATGGACAAGATCGAGGTCAATGGCGCGGGCGCCCACCCGCTGTACCGCTGGCTCACGGCGCAGGCGCCGGGGCTGCTGGGCAGCAAGGCCATCAAGTGGAACTTCACCAAGTTCCTGGTGGGCCGCGACGGCCAGGTGATTCGCCGCTATGCGCCGCAGGATGCGCCGGCGAAACTGGCGAAGGACATCGAAGCCGCCCTGACCTGA
- a CDS encoding ProQ/FINO family protein: MTDPVSEPQEQNAAATAPGAGAPAADSSAADAPAAEASRKPRSRGGRNRGGRGGQGRRDGAAAPAAPADRPAQAPRSQHPLLLKLAELYPRLFGENPLPMKRGIFQDLLEAQPEAFDRDGLKVALSIHTRSSRYLTAVAAGQPRHDLQGQPVEDMAPEHVHHALLEVFRRRQQRSNEDLRPKLVNRIIQAFEASGLSREAYAERVQTRDDASNALVDEALAEAAMRAARDEALLRAFEASGQELAAFADMYGMVARTAAQTIERARRRKALAEQAAAAAPAEPAGDQA, encoded by the coding sequence ATGACCGATCCCGTGTCTGAACCACAAGAACAGAATGCTGCGGCTACGGCCCCCGGAGCTGGTGCCCCAGCGGCTGATTCCTCAGCGGCTGATGCGCCAGCTGCTGAGGCCTCCCGCAAGCCGCGCAGCCGCGGCGGCCGCAACCGTGGTGGACGCGGCGGCCAGGGCCGCCGTGACGGCGCTGCGGCGCCCGCGGCCCCCGCCGACCGCCCCGCGCAGGCTCCGCGCAGCCAGCATCCGCTGCTGCTGAAGCTGGCCGAGCTCTATCCCCGGCTGTTCGGCGAAAACCCGCTGCCGATGAAGCGCGGCATCTTCCAGGACCTGCTCGAAGCCCAGCCCGAAGCCTTCGACCGCGACGGCCTGAAGGTGGCGCTGTCCATCCACACCCGCTCCTCGCGCTACCTCACCGCCGTGGCCGCGGGCCAGCCGCGCCACGACCTGCAGGGCCAGCCCGTCGAAGACATGGCACCCGAGCATGTGCACCATGCGCTGCTGGAAGTGTTCCGCCGCCGCCAGCAGCGCTCGAACGAGGACCTGCGTCCCAAGCTGGTCAACCGCATCATCCAGGCCTTCGAAGCCTCGGGCCTGAGCCGTGAAGCCTACGCCGAGCGCGTGCAGACCCGTGACGACGCGAGCAACGCGCTGGTGGACGAAGCGCTGGCCGAAGCCGCCATGCGCGCCGCCAGGGACGAAGCCCTGCTGCGCGCCTTCGAGGCCAGCGGCCAGGAGCTCGCCGCCTTTGCCGACATGTATGGCATGGTGGCGCGCACCGCCGCCCAGACCATCGAGCGCGCGCGCCGGCGCAAGGCCCTGGCGGAGCAGGCCGCTGCTGCGGCTCCCGCCGAGCCGGCTGGCGACCAGGCCTGA
- a CDS encoding branched-chain amino acid transaminase, with protein sequence MSSAVPSMADRDGKIWMDGELVEWRDAKVHVLTHTLHYGCGAFEGVRAYETAQGTAIFRLEDHTKRLFNSAKILRMNIPYTPEQVNQAQIEVVRANQLASCYLRPLAWIGDRKLGVSPKGNDIHLMVAAWAWGAYLGEEGMARGIRVKTSSYTRHHVNITMSQAKAVSNYTNSILANTEALDDGYDEALLLDAAGFVSEGSGENIFIIKDGVVITPDLSAGALNGITRNTVFAICQDLGLEVQQRRITRDEVYISDEAFFTGTAAEVTPIRELDRIQIGGGSRGPITQQIQSAFFDIVNGRNPKYAHWLTPV encoded by the coding sequence ATGAGCTCCGCAGTTCCCTCGATGGCCGACCGTGACGGCAAGATCTGGATGGATGGCGAATTGGTCGAGTGGCGCGACGCCAAGGTGCATGTGCTGACGCACACGCTGCACTACGGCTGCGGCGCCTTCGAGGGCGTGCGCGCCTACGAGACGGCGCAGGGCACGGCCATCTTCCGCCTGGAAGACCATACGAAACGCCTGTTCAACAGCGCCAAGATCCTGCGCATGAACATCCCGTACACCCCCGAGCAGGTGAACCAGGCGCAGATCGAGGTGGTGCGCGCCAACCAGCTGGCCTCGTGCTACCTGCGTCCGCTGGCCTGGATCGGCGACAGGAAGCTCGGCGTCTCGCCCAAGGGCAACGACATCCACCTGATGGTGGCGGCCTGGGCCTGGGGCGCCTATCTGGGCGAGGAGGGCATGGCGCGCGGCATCCGCGTCAAGACCAGCAGCTATACGCGCCACCATGTGAACATCACCATGAGCCAGGCCAAGGCGGTGAGCAACTACACCAACTCGATCCTGGCCAACACCGAGGCCCTCGACGACGGCTACGACGAGGCGCTGCTGCTCGATGCCGCAGGCTTCGTCTCCGAGGGCTCGGGCGAGAACATCTTCATCATCAAGGACGGCGTGGTCATCACGCCCGACCTGTCGGCCGGCGCGCTCAACGGCATCACGCGCAACACGGTGTTCGCCATCTGCCAGGACCTCGGCCTGGAGGTGCAGCAGCGGCGCATCACGCGCGACGAGGTCTACATCAGCGACGAGGCCTTCTTCACCGGCACCGCCGCCGAGGTCACGCCGATCCGCGAACTCGACCGCATCCAGATCGGCGGCGGCAGCCGCGGCCCGATCACGCAGCAGATCCAGTCGGCCTTCTTCGACATCGTCAACGGCCGCAACCCCAAGTACGCGCACTGGCTCACGCCGGTGTAA
- a CDS encoding MarR family winged helix-turn-helix transcriptional regulator produces MTANHPADVFDAMHDLMHAYRQRMRAAMQAELTPNEARALLFVGRHPMRTQRDLVEHSGNDKAQIARMLGTLEEKGWLERVPHAQDARSRCLRLSPAGQAVFERMGERRREITARMLRDFSPGEQEVLRGLLGRMVGNLEGE; encoded by the coding sequence ATGACTGCCAACCACCCTGCAGACGTTTTCGACGCCATGCACGACCTGATGCATGCCTACCGCCAGCGCATGCGTGCGGCGATGCAGGCCGAGCTCACGCCCAACGAGGCGCGCGCGCTGCTGTTCGTCGGCCGCCATCCGATGCGCACGCAAAGGGACCTGGTCGAGCACAGCGGCAACGACAAGGCCCAGATCGCGCGCATGCTCGGTACGCTGGAGGAAAAGGGCTGGCTCGAGCGCGTGCCCCACGCCCAGGACGCGCGCAGCCGCTGCCTGCGCCTGAGCCCCGCGGGGCAGGCGGTCTTCGAGCGCATGGGCGAGCGCCGCAGGGAAATCACTGCGCGGATGCTGCGGGATTTCTCGCCCGGGGAGCAAGAGGTGCTGCGAGGGTTGCTGGGGAGGATGGTGGGGAATCTGGAGGGGGAGTGA